A region from the Cannabis sativa cultivar Pink pepper isolate KNU-18-1 chromosome 9, ASM2916894v1, whole genome shotgun sequence genome encodes:
- the LOC115696798 gene encoding uncharacterized protein LOC115696798 — MECVSSVTYSILLNGKPLPKFSPRRGIRQGDPISPFLFLLCNDVLSRIISKDQELGRIHGIQLARGAPAISHLMFADDTILFCRANSREAENLGKCLKIFEDWSGQRCSKPKSGILFSSNCPATIRSEISQKLGIDTMRGDEKHLGNPFLFSRSRRKDFDFLKSKLLSRLEGWRMKSLSIAGRMVSINSVAMAIPAYSMSTNKLPSSSCKEMDAIVRRFWWKGNLKGSRFLATKTWDSLCQPKCCGGLGFRRFEDFNLALLSKLAWMLATGTERPWIRSIKAKYFALESFWQVSPKASDSPGWKGILEARRIIVESATTIIHNGEDIDIWFQPWIPWLNYTEFRDTMEGIRSKAPALRSVADLLYRRTRTWNVGFLKFLFGEELGIKISSIQINYQGSSDMVIWKGSNSGNFSVKSAYVSSQGVRFGKQDLLWKDVWHSGIHPRQSMILWRAISDALPTRNRYGGDNGTGCFFCNDCDESPLHLFGRCTLARAIWFGGPVPIHSEQIVGCDLAEFASGIISILKASKMDGPLIWLASVMEIIWLWRNKLNRGLDVTINPEVILAEIKSRYAEMVESLSKTKNDHKAGSMKNPTEGSKIPFTPKVIVVDGAFKNGKSGGAFVAIDYGSNTWEGNSFRGTQSDATGAEMEAINMALGWAEDRNWNNFVVFSDSRICLNAFATEKPPHWKLWPLFSEIQARRRKCPEILFSYVNRNVLSFIDSLAKEARDSNLADCNFQGEGYPPVDPSYLFMV, encoded by the coding sequence ATGGAGTGTGTTTCTTCTGTGACATACTCCATCCTTCTCAATGGCAAACCTCTCCCTAAATTCAGTCCCAGGAGAGGAATTCGGCAAGGAGATCCGATATCCCCATTCCTGTTCCTCCTGTGCAATGATGTTTTATCTAGAATCATTTCTAAAGACCAAGAACTGGGGAGGATTCATGGAATTCAATTGGCGAGAGGAGCTCCGGCAATTTCCCACCTAATGTTCGCAGACGATACGATTCTTTTCTGCAGAGCAAATAGCAGAGAGGCTGAGAACCTTGGCAAATGTTTAAAGATTTTTGAAGACTGGTCGGGTCAAAGATGTAGCAAACCAAAATCAGGTATCCTATTTTCTAGTAATTGTCCTGCTACTATCCGAAGTGAGATATCACAGAAATTGGGTATTGATACAATGAGGGGAGATGAGAAACATCTGGGTAATCCCTTTCTTTTCTCTAGAAGTCGCCGAAAGGATTTTGACTTTCTCAAATCAAAACTCCTTTCTCGACTTGAGGGATGGAGGATGAAATCTCTCTCTATAGCAGGGAGAATGGTCTCTATTAATTCTGTTGCTATGGCAATCCCAGCGTACTCCATGTCAACGAATAAACTCCCGAGTTCTTCTTGTAAAGAGATGGATGCCATTGTGAGAAGATTCTGGTGGAAAGGTAATCTCAAAGGCTCTCGATTCCTTGCTACTAAAACTTGGGATTCTCTCTGTCAACCTAAGTGCTGCGGTGGGTTGGGTTTTAGAAGATTTGAAGATTTCAATTTGGCTCTTTTGTCTAAATTGGCTTGGATGTTGGCTACTGGTACTGAGAGACCATGGATTAGATCTATTAAAGCTAAATACTTTGCTCTTGAATCCTTCTGGCAAGTCTCTCCTAAAGCTTCGGACAGTCCGGGGTGGAAGGGAATTCTTGAGGCGAGAAGAATTATTGTGGAAAGTGCTACTACTATTATTCACAATGGCGAAGATATCGACATATGGTTTCAACCATGGATCCCATGGTTAAACTACACAGAATTCAGGGACACTATGGAAGGGATAAGATCCAAAGCTCCTGCTCTTCGTTCAGTTGCTGACTTACTCTATCGTCGAACCCGAACTTGGAACGTGggatttcttaaatttctatttGGGGAGGAGTTAGGAATCAAGATCAGTTCGATCCAGATTAATTATCAAGGCAGTTCGGATATGGTTATTTGGAAGGGGTCAAACTCTGGTAATTTTTCGGTTAAAAGTGCCTATGTTTCAAGCCAAGGAGTGCGATTTGGTAAACAAGATTTGCTATGGAAGGATGTATGGCATTCCGGTATTCACCCGAGACAGAGTATGATTCTGTGGAGGGCTATATCGGATGCTCTGCCTACTCGAAATAGATATGGGGGTGACAATGGAACTGGATGTTTCTTTTGCAACGATTGTGACGAGTCTCCTTTGCACTTATTTGGTAGATGCACGTTAGCCAGAGCTATATGGTTTGGGGGCCCTGTTCCCATCCACTCTGAGCAAATTGTTGGGTGTGATCTAGCTGAATTTGCCTCTGGTATTATCTCTATCCTGAAAGCATCAAAGATGGATGGGCCTTTAATTTGGTTGGCGTCTGTTATGGAGATTATTTGGCTTTGGAGAAACAAGCTGAATAGAGGGTTAGATGTGACCATTAATCCGGAAGTGATTCTTGCTGAGATCAAAAGTAggtatgctgagatggtggaaagTCTTTCTAAGACTAAGAATGATCACAAGGCAGGCTCCATGAAGAACCCGACTGAGGGGAGTAAGATTCCGTTTACTCCTAAAGTTATTGTAGTAGATGGAGCCTTCAAAAATGGGAAGTCAGGTGGTGCTTTCGTTGCCATAGACTATGGTAGTAATACTTGGGAAGGGAATTCTTTCAGAGGCACTCAATCAGACGCTACTGGTGCGGAGATGGAAGCTATAAACATGGCGCTGGGCTGGGCTGAAGATAGAAACTGGAACAACTTTGTTGTTTTTTCTGACTCTCGAATTTGCCTGAATGCTTTTGCTACTGAGAAGCCTCCTCACTGGAAACTTTGGCCCCTTTTCTCTGAAATTCAGGCCCGAAGAAGAAAGTGTCCTGAGATtctgttttcttatgtcaatcGAAATGTTCTTAGTTTTATTGATAGTCTAGCTAAAGAAGCAAGAGACTCTAATCTTGCCGACTGTAACTTTCAAGGGGAGGGATATCCCCCTGTGGATCCCAG